From a region of the Vanrija pseudolonga chromosome 2, complete sequence genome:
- the SYM1_0 gene encoding Protein SYM1, whose amino-acid sequence MAGLLNAYTSFLGRRPMLGNIATSAVLFATGDVIAQQAVEKKGLKNHDLARTGRIVIWGAGIFAPLVTVWLRALDKIPIKNKIAGTITRVAADQLIAAPTFLTGFFTVMTLLEGKDLAAAKQKWHESFFPTLKANWTLLTTDSFVPFQAINLLIPLQYRVLAINAVNIPWNTFLSVQNSKGAAKAAAASKADGDVALASAKAELA is encoded by the exons ATGGCCGGCCTCCTCAACGCCTACACCTCCTTCCTGGGCCGTCGCCCCATGCTTGGCAACATTGCCACCTCAGCA GTCCTCTTCGCCACCGGTGACG TCATTGCGCAGCAGGCCGTCGAGAAGAAGGGCCTCAAGAACCACGACCTCGCGAGGACTGG CCGCATCGTCATCTGGGGAGCAGGCATCTTTGCCCCGCTCGTCACCGTCTGgttgcgcgcgctcgacaagatcCCCATCAAGAACAAGATCGCCGGGACGATcacccgcgtcgccgctgatcagctcatcgccgcgccgacgttCTTGACTG GCTTCTTCACTGTCATGACTctgctcgagggcaaggacctcgccgcggccaagcaGAAGTGGCACGAG TCCTTCTTCCCCACCCTCAAGGCTAACTGGACTCT ACTTACGACCGACAGCTTTGTTCCCTTCCAGGCCATCAACCTT CTCATCCCCCTCCAGTACCGtgtcctcgccatcaacgCCGTCAACATCCCGTGGAACACCTTCCTGTCGGTCCAGAACTCGAAGGGCGCCGCAaaggcggccgccgcgagcaaggcggacggcgacgttGCTCTGGCTTCGGCCAAGGCTGAGCTCGCCTAA
- the lsm3 gene encoding putative U6 snRNA-associated Sm-like protein LSm3 — translation MDDAVNASISEPLDIVKLALGEKVFIKLRGDRTLTGTLHAYDAHMNLVLSQVEESIHTVDVTDDGQPLQPRVERRNLEMLFVRGDGVILISPTQ, via the exons ATGGACGACGCGGTCAACGCCTCTATCAGCGAGCccctcgacattgtcaagctggcgctcggcga GAAGGTGTTCATCAAGCTCCGCGGCGACCGCACATTGACCGGCACTCTGCAT gcgTACGACGCGCACATGAACCTCGTCCTCTCGCAGGTCGAGGAGTCAATACACACTGTCGACGTGACCGACGACGGGCAGCCACTGCAGCCAAGG gtcgagcgccgtAACCTCGAGATGCTCTTTGTCCGTGGCGACGGTGTGATCCTC ATCTCGCCCACCCAGTAA
- the agaB34_0 gene encoding Beta-agarase AgaB34 — MFGINAATLALIAVLPQVLAVAKTYTLSPAGFPDLCLAPAGDVNGAGLTVKSCDEDSVVFKYSTKSGKLKNTGNNLCIDVKDGKKKNGTPAQLWGCYTCNKNQVFDFHGTTANNTVQWTNSPYCLDLTDGEGCEGTPVQLWRCVPGNTNQLWTVTEVHEEQCDEASDGAPETYAAAAAEADAPEPEPTARRRHFKDAARRH; from the exons ATGTTCGGCATCAACGCTGCTACCCTCGCCCTCATTGCGGTCCTCCCCCAGGTCCTTGCC GTGGCCAAGACCTACACGCTCTCGCCGGCCGGGTTCCCCGACCTCTGCCTCGCCCCCGCTGGCGACGTGAACGGTGCTGGCCTCACCGTCAAGTCGTGCGACGAGGACTCGGTCGTGTTCAAGTACTCGACCAAGTCGGGCAAGCTCAAGAACACGGGCAACAACCTCTGCATTGacgtcaaggacggcaagaagaagaacggcacccccgcccagctctGGGGCTGCTACACGTGCAACAAGAACCAGGTGTTCGACTTCCACGGCACGACTGCCAACAACACGGTCCAGTGGACCAACTCGCCCTACTGCCTTGACCtgaccgacggcgagggctgCGAGGGCACCCCCGTCCAGCTCTGGCGCTGCGTCCCCGGCAACACCAACCAGCTCTGGACCGTCACCGAGGTCCACGAGGAGCAGTGCGACGAGGCCTCTGACGGCGCCCCCGAGACgtacgccgctgccgctgccgaggccgacgcgcccgagcccgagcctactgcccgccgccgccacttcAAGGACGCTGCCCGCCGTCACTAA
- the CAF120 gene encoding CCR4-NOT transcriptional complex subunit, whose protein sequence is MFKRKSQQPQQGVSPLPPPASGRASISSMASSNMHGVGVPAERVNSIASMDSSTTAGKEKRRSGFLGFGRKKDKDKDQQQQQPGSSRPSSTFTVNGRPSMGGIPEDPNAAYRQQQQQQHGSNAFTQPNGRVVVQQRSSDFGPGNLQQQQQQQRAQTMGLQHRQEVAPPPQQQRSASGGGGGGGFVHRPAAPDSAVAATSSGLENRPEYKQEFEPVVELISYQPHKTYVTSPPELEMIFARTSAGHQPKQGQPGSPSNDWDSVWLQLSGTSLSMWSMKETRAAAARGEKIPPTYFNITDSSLELLNPLPPPPHRPNSHPHSHVFSLNTAGSNRLLFSCPSDHDLVRWSIGLRLAAWERSRLEEVYTGHLIRAGGREPRSPLVRGRLEGWVRVRVMGGTDWHRLWLVLSDPAAAEDPKDSPGRRHSLFGMGGHKNEHIQEPNTGVPMASFYNEPRTAKNKTSSLPVLSITSVSQTYAVFPEHLEVMSQSNLMKVVGRISGDLVTIEGGLRDSGWALIMPEAPVEDPAPPHPSTPLSIMMRWVTGFHDAFKLYGRPAQYSWDDADPKSLFFAYPHGELRGDLFLTLDEATAANHRLNTPGIRAQFTALVQKRTVALSEEKRRASLGLSGIANGKQPYDEKASFIREPEQDDNLQQSSPPKLKEDSFRLPPLSFNNDEPKQKSPPTLLDNRSLTPITEAEASRQNSTHRPQPQAKPEPLIRSVVGVPPVAETKAVSEERSASPSRSHATFGRHGNDSEEQLSAPAETPASQTNPTIWSQESGRTPLASNHSAHSTPVTQTPTISHDSHSFQAQARGGSQPPSRANSYGPHAITTDRVVVTKAITPPPAPEPEKSSYFAQPKVLAATGAAAAAAGIAGAAAIASGNKNELHAPKPHRIPSSEPLQAGLREEPAALYLMNMVEEPAAPAPAPAPAAPVAAPAPAPVAAPIVAKLPTPEQEKPPRPTIVTETQRSDQVTRRPSGARAAPTPRSALGPSPSSARSDEAKVIPPVIPEASPAERSTESLNRSPEPVRKPLSPEPVRKPLSPEPARKALSPPLQNANSLSPQSPEQRSLHSSPGRAPPSSVGIPASNTSHDLANDAAAYMAFAEQPTSPVRNKGHLPTPPTSAVVAAGAAVAAAVGAPETRSSFAPSKAAAERRAKAEAAAAEQRSAMAVPGGGKRAKGNNQQRGGEIWSGSEDEDEDEDSPVATQPRHPLPEPTNLPRRDSVPRALPPVPGGRQQPQQQYENYDRNERTDRNYGNYVPERDMYRDQYRDSIRDNDSFYQPPPSIIEPRPRSRSPPAPHRQLPQQPRNAGPLPAPPALKQNVWNANFAVEHGMTENKGTFVQLDEPSVALTKAFLPGGLLAAGMQDKDDRSAKRQEEVARETGSALVNVPAKPPPPQTGLLGQVAAHEADRKNAGGIGATLTERDRERRLAEDRQRKIEELQRQQVESQSMHSGMYGNPYAQGYPPYGMPPAMGYNPYGMMNPAAQQQAMYAAQLAYQQTMMAMSQAGSQMGDDPRGGDGRASPAGSMRPSSPPFAGGYGYGFMPAPSMYGAFPSPYGMQGMPSPNAPGWGSPNPAFRQTMFDGQGVPQQHDGSYPNSERGDEQHHNGNGRAAS, encoded by the exons atgttTAAAAGAAAGTCTCAACAGCCACAACAAGGCGTCTCTCCCTTGCCACCACCCGCATCTGGGCGGGCGTCCATCAGCTCCATGGCCTCGTCCAACATGCACGGCGTAGGCGTCCCAGCCGAGCGCGTAAACTCGATTGCCAGCATGGACAGCTCGACTACCGCCGGCAAGGAAAAGCGTCGGTCTGGCTTCCTCGGCTTTGGCAGGAaaaaggacaaggacaaggaccaG cagcagcagcagccaggcagctcgaggccctcgtccACATTCACCGTCAACGGGCGCCCCTCTATGGGCGGTATCCCCGAGGACCCGAACGCCGCCtacaggcagcagcagcagcaacagcacggTTCCAACGCCTTCACTCAGCCCAACGGCAGAGTAGTTGTTCAACAACGCAGCAGCGACTTTGGCCCCGGCAACCtgcagcaacaacaacagcaacagcgcGCGCAGACCATGGGCCTTCAGCACCGCCAGGAGGTCGCCCCGCCACCGCAGCAACAGCGCAGTGCgagcggaggcggcggaggcggtggctTTGTCCACCGCCCCGCTGCTCCAGATTCGGCTGTCGCCGCTACGTCGTCAGGCCTCGAGAACCGACCAGAGTACAAGCAGGAGTTTGAGCCCGTTGTCGAGCTCATCTCGTACCAGCCCCACAAGACGTATGTCACGAGCCCGCCAGAGCTCGAGATGATCTTTGCGCGGACCAGCGCTGGCCACCAGCCCAA GCAGGGACAGCCTGGTAGCCCGAGCAACGACTGGGACTCGGTCTGGCTCCAGCTCTCGGGCACCTCGCTCT CGATGTGGTCGATGAAGgagacgcgcgccgccgccgctcgcggtGAGAAGATCCCGCCAACCTACTTCAACATCACGGACTCGTCGCTTGAGCTCCTCAACCCCctgcctccgcctcctcaccGTCCCAACTCGCACCCCCACAGCCATGTCTTCTCGCTTAACACGGCGGGCTCGAACCGTCTCCTGTTCTCATGTCCCAGCGACCACGACCTCGTGCGTTGGTCGATCGGCCTACGCCTGGCGGCCTGGGAGCGATCCCGCCTTGAAGAGGTCTACACTGGTCACCTCATCAGAGCTGGCGGGCGCGAGCCGCGCTCGCCTCTCGTCCGTGGGCGCCTCGAGGGCTGggtccgcgtccgcgtcaTGGGCGGTACCGACTGGCACCGTCTGTGGCTCGTGCTCTCCGACCCGGCTGCTGCGGAGGACCCCAAGGACAGCCCCGGTCGCCGTCACTCGCTCTTCGGCATGGGCGGCCACAAGAACGAGCACATTCAGGAGCCCAACACGGGCGTCCCAATGGCGTCGTTCTACAATGAGCCCCGCACCGCCAAGAACAAGACGTCGTCGCTCCCTGTGCTCTCGATCACTTCAGTCAGCCAGACGTACGCCGTCTTCcccgagcacctcgaggtGATGTCACAGTCCAACCTCATGAAGGTCGTGGGCCGTATCAGTGGCGACCTCGTTACGATCGAGGGTGGCCTCCGCGACTCTGGCTGGGCCCTCATCATGCCAGAGGCGCCTGTCGAGGACCCCGCACCTCCTCACCCGTCGACCCCGTTATCTATCATGATGCGCTGGGTAACTGGCTTCCACGACGCGTTCAAGCTGTATGGCCGCCCTGCTCAGTACAGCTGGGACGATGCCGACCCCAAGAGTCTCTTCTTCGCCTACCCCCATGGCGAGCTCCGTGGCGACCTCTTCCTCACCCTGGACGAGGCGACCGCCGCCAACCATAGGCTCAACACGCCCGGTATCCGCGCCCAGTTCACTGCCCTTGTTCAGAAGCGCACGGTGGCCCTCAGCGAAGAGaagcgccgcgcctcgctgGGCCTCTCCGGCATCGCCAACGGCAAGCAGCCGTACGACGAGAAGGCGTCGTTCATCCGCGAGCCAGAGCAGGACGACAATCTCCAACAGTCGTCTCcgcccaagctcaaggaggactCGTTCCGTCTTCCTCCTTTATCGTTCAACAACGATGAGCCCAAGCAGAAGTCGCCTCCCACTCTTCTGGACAATCGCTCCCTCACGCCTATTACCGAGGCTGAGGCCTCGCGCCAGAACTCGACCCACCGCCCTCAGCCGCAGGCCAAGCCCGAGCCCCTTATCCGTTCTGTCGTTGGCGTGCCCCCTGTGGCCGAGACCAAGGCTGTTTCCGAGGAGAGATCCGCTTCGCCTTCTCGCTCCCACGCGACGTTTGGCCGTCACGGCAACGATTCGGAGGAGCAGCTGTCTGCCCCTGCTGAGACGCCGGCCTCGCAGACCAACCCGACCATCTGGTCGCAGGAGTCTGGAAGAACCCCTCTCGCCAGCAACCACTCTGCCCACTCTACGCCCGTCACGCAGACGCCCACCATCAGCCACGACTCGCACAGCTTCCAGGCCCAGGCGAGGGGCGGCTCGCAACCCCCGAGCCGCGCCAACTCGTATGGGCCGCACGCCATCACGACCGACCGAGTCGTCGTTACCAAGGCCATCACCCCGCCTCCcgcccccgagcccgagaagTCGTCGTACTTCGCCCAGCCCAAGGTTCTCGCCGCGACAggcgcagctgccgccgccgctgggaTTGCTGGCGCAGCTGCCATTGCCTCGGGTAACAAGAACGAGCTCCACGCTCCCAAGCCGCACAGAATTCCGTCGTCGGAGCCGCTCCAGGCTGGCCTCAGAGAAGAGCCGGCCGCTCTATACCTCATGAACATGGTTGAGGAGCCCGCCGctccggcaccggcaccggcacccgCCGCGCCTGTGGctgcgcccgcgcccgcgcccgtgGCCGCCCCCATTGTGGCCAAGCTGCCTACTCCCGAGCAGGAGAAGCCGCCTCGCCCTACAATCGTCACCGAGACCCAGCGCTCCGACCAGGTCACACGTCGTCCGTCGGGTGCGCGTGCCGCTCCTACCCCTCGCTCGGCACTTGGTCCTTCACCCAGCAGTGCACGCAgtgacgaggccaaggttATCCCTCCAGTCATTCCCGAGGCCTCTCCTGCGGAGCGCTCGACCGAGTCTCTTAATAGGTCACCCGAACCTGTGCGCAAGCCCCTTTCCCCCGAACCTGTTCGCAAGCCCCTTTCccccgagccggcgcgcaaggcgctctCACCTCCGCTGCAGAACGCGAACTCGCTTTCGCCCCAGTCGCCGGAGCAGAGGTCGCTCCATTCGTCGCCTGGACGCGCACCGCCTAGCAGCGTTGGCATCCCCGCTTCGAACACGAGCCACGACCTtgccaacgacgccgccgcgtacATGGCCTTTGCCGAGCAGCCGACGTCTCCCGTCCGGAACAAAGGCCAcctccccacgccgcccacgtcTGCAGTCGTTGCTGCGGGCGcggctgtcgctgctgctgtcgggGCCCCCGAgacgcgctcgtcgttcGCTCCCTCCAAGGCGGCGgctgagcgccgcgccaaggccgaggccgccgctgccgagcagcGATCCGCCATGGCTGTCCCTGGTGGCGGCAAGCGTGCCAAGGGCAACAACCAGCAGCGCGGTGGAGAGATTTGGAGCGGAAGTGaagacgaggatgaggacgaggactcACCTGTCGCTACGCAGCCCAGGCATCCTCTTCCCGAGCCGACCAACTTGCCTCGCCGCGACAGCGTGCCTCGTGCCCTCCCTCCTGTCCCAGGAggccgccagcagcctcagcagcaATACGAGAACTACGATCGCAACGAGCGTACCGACCGCAACTATGGAAACTACGTCCCCGAGCGTGACATGTACCGCGACCAGTACAGGGACAGCATCCGTGACAACGACTCGTTCTaccagccgccgccgagcatcATCGAGCCTCGCCCACGATCGCGCAGCCCACCGGCGCCGCACAGGCAGCTGCCTCAGCAGCCGCGCAATGCGGGCCCCTTGCCTGCGCCTCCTGCACTCAAGCAGAACGTTTGGAACGCCAACTTTGCCGTTGAGCACGGCATGACGGAGAACAAGGGCACGTTTGTGCAGCTTGACGAGCCGTCCGTTGCGCTCACGAAGGCGTTCCTCCCCGGCGGTCTGCTTGCGGCTGGTATgcaggacaaggacgaccgctcggccaagcgccaggaggaggtcgcgcgcgagacggGTTCGGCTCTCGTCAATGTGCCGGCCaagccgcctcctcctcagaCGGGTCTGCTCGGCCAGgtcgcggcgcacgaggccgaccgcAAGAACGCAGGTGGTATCGGTGCCACACTCAccgagcgcgaccgcgagcgccgccttgccgaggaccGTCAGCGCAAGATTGAGGAGCTCCAACGCCAGCAGGTGGAGAGCCAGTCGATGCACAGTGGCATGTACGGCAACCCGTACGCACAGGGCTACCCTCCGTACGGCATGCCTCCGGCGATGGGCTACAAC CCCTACGGCATGATGAACcccgcggcgcagcagcaggctaTGTACGCTGCTCAGTTAGCGTACCAGCAGACGATGATGGCCATGTCGCAGGCTGGCTCGCAGATGGGCGACGACCCTCGTGGTGGCGACGGACGCGCGTCGCCGGCTGGCAGCATGCGcccgtcctccccgccgtTCGCCGGCGGCTACGGGTACGGCTTCATGCCTGCGCCGAGCATGTACGGCGCGTTCCCTTCGCCGTACGGCATGCAGGGTATGCCGTCGCCCAACGCGCCTGGCTGGGGCAGCCCGAATCCTGCGTTCCGCCAGACCATGTTTGACGGCCAGGGTGTGCCCCAGCAGCACGACGGGTCGTACCCAAacagcgagcgaggtgacGAGCAGCACCACAACGGCAACGGACGTGCTGCGTCGTAG
- the fcyB_0 gene encoding Purine-cytosine permease fcyB — protein MSDIEKKAGLEAEAETGITRPDGSSTSSEQLKPGGKWDTFQRYNAKLEAALGIEARGIERVPENERPDHRLWGNLTLWLSANCVLPTFGVGILGPLLFDLGLGDSMLTIVFFVLASATLPAFCSTFGPRLGLRQMTSSRFSWGWWGAKGVACLNCVACVGWSVANTIGGAQTLSAVGDYKFSAAVGTVIIALCTLVVGLFGYKHVHRYEQYAWIPTAITYLVVLGVAAKHLVNTPMGTGRAEAASVLSFGGVIWGFEIGWVSLASDYNVYMPADASSARVFMWTYLGLAVPGVLVMWLGAAIAAAASAGALPGASATLANWNAAYATNELGGLIREVMVPPLHGGGKFFMVLLVLSVIANNIINVYSMGMSISVISKYLAYVPRLVWPIVITAIYIPLAIVGADRFAATLQDFLSVLGYWLAIFVVVVVEEHFIFRKGKFDNYNAKEAWNNRTLLPIGLAALASFCFGAAGAAVGMAQVWWIGPLGAKVGGEFGGDIGFELASGFTAVVYPIFRYLEIKYTGR, from the exons ATGTCCGACATTGAAAAGaaggccggcctcgaggccgaggccgaaaCAGGCATCACGCGCCCCGAcggcagctcgacctcgagcgagcAGCTCAAGCCAGGCGGCAAGTGGGACACGTTCCAAAGGTACAatgccaagctcgaggctgcgctcggcatcgaggcg CGCGGCATTGAACGCGTGCCAGAGAACGAGCGCCCCGACCACCGTCTATGGGGCAACCTGACGCTGTGGCTGAGCGCGAACTGCGTGCTGCCGAcgttcggcgtcggcatcctcgGCCCGCTGCTCTTCGACCTCGGGCTGGGCGACAGCATGCTCACGATTGTGTTCTTCgtgctggcctcggcgaccctCCCGGCCTTCTGCTCGACGTTCGgcccgcgcctcggcctgcgccagatgacctcgtcgcgcttctcCTGGGGCTGGTGGGGCGCCAAGGGCGTCGCGTGCCTCAACTGCGTCGCGTGCGTCGGCTGGTCGGTCGCCAACACtatcggcggcgcgcagacCCTCTCCGCTGTGGGCGACTACAAGTTCTCCGCGGCAGTCGGCACCGTCATCATCGCGCTGTGtaccctcgtcgtcggcctgtTCGGTTACAAGCACGTCCACCGCTACGAACAGTACGCGTGGATCCCCACCGCCATCACgtacctcgtcgtcctcggcgtcgcggccaaGCACCTCGTCAACACGCCCATGGGCACTGGCCGCGCGGAAGCCGCCTCTGTCCTCTCGTTCGGCGGCGTCATCTGGGGCTTTGAGATCGGATGGGTGTCCCTCGCGTCAGACTACAACGTCTAcatgcccgccgacgccagtTCGGCCCGCGTCTTCATGTGGACgtacctcggcctcgcggtccccggcgtgctcgtcatgTGGCTCGGTGCGGCGAttgcggccgccgcctcggccggcgcgctgcccggcgcctcggcgacgctcgCCAACTGGAACGCGGCGTACGCTAccaacgagctcggcggcctcatCCGCGAGGTCATGGTCCCGCCcctccacggcggcggcaagttCTTCATGGTGCTGCTTGTGCTTTCGGTCATCGCGAACAACATCATCAACGTCTACTCGATGGGCATGAGCATCAGCGTCATCTCCAAGTACCTCGCGTACGTGCCCCGTCTCGTCTGGCCCATCGTCATTACCGCCATCTACATCCCGCTCGCgatcgtcggcgccgaccgctTCGCCGCCACGCTGCAGGACTTCCTCTCGGTCCTCGGCTACTGGCTCGCAATcttcgtcgttgtcgtcgtcgaggagcactTCATCTTCCGCAAGGGCAAGTTTGACAACTACAACGCCAAGGAGGCGTGGAACAACAGGACCCTGCTGCCCATTGgtctcgccgccctcgcgtcCTTCTGCTTTGGtgcggctggcgccgccgtcggcatggCCCAGGTCTGGTGGATCGGCCCCCTCGGCGCAAAGGTCGGTGGCGAGTTTGGTGGCGACATCGGCTTCGAGCTCGCCTCGGGCTTCACTGCAGTAGTGTACCCCATCTTCCGTTATCTCGAGATCAAGTACACCGGCAGGTAG
- the SPCC1494.08c gene encoding putative protein, protein MARSKQASSSTLDVPGSSTNFDSSTGSTPAPSIRSRTATPTMRSASTTTNRVVSTASTVGGKSSSTTTADDSHSHSKFGNKLRKMFEHPKHATFQVNITIHELSNIPQLEGEFAVRWKFRGHRPRHADQLLASPVRRIRPQNRISPKPSMPNLRTLRPSSSAMSLRSVSTTTTGSTVAGQSRGNGSGTLLAPHREHTLPAALPSKRKQEKKGSDPTPLRQSLRAQSVGEIKPGGDSRQIVDEPERLGENADENDAVPLSASSSGSNQSPVAPNTASSLAESDSMRDSASILSKSSRTQSLTASRPWESNPSVRWSSVSDSSQAFPSTAAPVESPLLEEDGEHLSRERKGMTEITPIKAHSVTWEQELQYVIRLPVETPDGSQGLLTAEQSFPHLVGGAKSDAGIKFEIYQSDKKTDDSTGRDRSVFGYVDVDLAPFADLGKTSRRFLLKDSKTNATLRVTVNMRFIGGDQDWVAPSLMDGHLVRSINELHTEESAIGDLQLYHRPSISSQSDTSSISGRPSFRSSASNNSVTKVYSAVAAPRNRYTSVEQHLLPEESRHRHRLNGSEHLSANSSLHDLRGTPDMAQYRQSKGGALLTESPQTSPNLRTTPLHVDTKDYFDQPVLPGDAVPRTQLSGFGPARQESLISPEQAPRAHRHAHHDSGRYSLDEKNHNILPEVVIEQVFNPTASHEFTPFTYVKDEDTSDDEEELTDELDHEHNSPYEVDLSEHPGGHAKMCWSKIRRRAVTHLPHHHHRHRVTSMPAAR, encoded by the exons ATGGCTCGGTCAAAGCAggcgtcatcgtcgacgcTCGACGTCCCCGGCTCTTCGACCAACTTTGACTCGAGCACAGGTTCAACTCCAGCCCCATCAATACGAAGCAgaacggcgacgccgacaatgcgcagcgcgtcgacgacaacgaaCCGCGTTGTTTCCACAGCCTCGACAGTGGGCGGCAAGTCGAGCTCAACCACAACCGCCGAtgactcgcactcgcactcaAAGTTTGGCAACAAGCTTCGCAAGATGTTTGAACACCCCAAGCATGCCACCTTCCAGGTCAACATCACCATTCACGAGCTTAGCAATATTccccagctcgagggcgagttTGCAGTGCGGTGGAAGTTCCGTGGTCACCGTCCACGCCATGCCGATCAGCTTCTAGCTTCTCCGGTCCGCCGCATACGGCCGCAGAACCGCATATCCCCCAAGCCCAGCATGCCAAACCTTAGAACCTTGCGCCCATCATCGAGCGCCATGTCGCTCCGCTCCgtctcgaccaccaccacgggcTCGACTGTGGCTGGGCAGTCAAGAGGAAACGGTAGCGGCACCTTGCTCGCTCCCCACCGCGAGCACACGCTTCCGGCTGCCCTTCCAAGCAAGCGCAAGCAGGAGAAGAAGGGGTCGGACCCTACGCCGCTGAGACAAAGTCTGCGTGCACAATCAGTGGGCGAAATCAAGCCGGGTGGCGACAGCCGGCAGattgtcgacgagcccgagagATTAGGCGAGAATGCAGACGAGAACGACGCGGTACCGCTCAGTGCCAGCAGCAGTGGTTCCAACCAGAGCCCGGTGGCTCCGAATActgcctcgtccttggccgaGTCCGACTCGATgcgcgactcggcctcgatcCTGTCCAAGTCCTCCCGCACGCAATCCTTAACGGCTTCCAGACCCTGGGAGTCGAACCCATCAGTGCGTTGGAGCTCCGTCTCAGACTCGTCACAGGCCTTCccgagcacggccgcgccggTAGAGTCTCCTCTGCtggaggaagacggcgagcacTTGTCACGCGAACGCAAGGGCATGACGGAGATCACGCCCATCAAGGCCCACTCTGTGACGTGGGAGCAGGAGCTCCAGTATGTGATTCGCCTCCCCGTCGAGACACCAGATGGGTCGCAGGGTCTCCTTACTGCCGAACAAAGCTTTCCGCACCTCGTTGGTGGAGCCAAGAGCGACGCTGGTATCAAGTTTGAGATTTATCAATCGGACAAGAAGACGGACGACTCTACCGGCAGAGACCGCTCTGTCTTTGGCTATGTCgatgtcgacctcgccccaTTCGCGGACCTTGGCAAAACCTCTCGTCGGTTCCTCCTCAAGGATAGCAAGACCAACGCGACGTTGCGTGTGACGGTTAACATGCGCTTTATTGGAGGCGACCAGGACTGGGTCGCCCCGTCGTTGATGGATGGACACCTGGTTCGCAGTATCAACGAGCTCCACACCGAAGAGAGTGCCATTGGTGATC TTCAACTGTACCACCGTCCGTCTATCTCGTCACAGTCGGACACGTCGTCGATATCGGGCCGGCCGTCATTCCGGTCCTCGGCTTCAAACAACAGTGTCACCAAAGTGTACAGCGCTGTGGCGGCACCGAGGAACCGCTACACTTCTGTAGAACAGCACCTCCTCCCAGAGGAGTCTAGgcatcgccatcgcctcAATGGTTCTGAGCATTTGTCCGCCAACTCGTCTCTGCACGACCTGCGCGGTACACCCGACATGGCGCAGTATCGACAGAGCAAGGGTGGGGCACTCTTGACAGAGTCGCCTCAGACTTCGCCCAACCTGCGAACTACCCCTCTCCATGTCGATACCAAGGACTACTTTGACCAGCCAGTGCTGCCTGGTGACGCCGTCCCTCGAACCCAACTCTCCGGCTTTGGACCAGCACGTCAAGAGTCGCTGATCTCGCCCGAGCAGGCACCACGGGCCCATCGCCACGCCCACCATGACAGCGGTCGCTACTCGCTTGACGAGAAGAACCACAACATTCTCCCTGAGGTGGTTATTGAACAAGTCTTCAATCCAACAGCGTCGCACGAGTTCACGCCCTTCACCTACGTCAAGGACGAAGACACGtctgatgacgaggaggagctcaccGATGAGCTTGATCACGAGCACAACTCGCCGTACGAAGTGGACCTCTCTGAGCACCCAGGCGGCCACGCAAAGATGTGCTGGTCCAAGATCCGCCGTCGTGCCgtcacccacctcccccaccaccaccatcgccACCGTGTCACCTCCATGCCGGCGGCACGTTAA